The Thunnus thynnus chromosome 2, fThuThy2.1, whole genome shotgun sequence genome includes a region encoding these proteins:
- the atxn2 gene encoding ataxin-2 isoform X2 gives MSMKAGGNRSKPGGGNTAGAAASGAGGSGGGRQNLGRGRHSGKGPAAVIFNGVYANMRMVHVLTSVVGTKCELKVKNGAVYEGVFKTYGPECDLVLDAAHRKSPEPSIGPRKEDIVESIIFKASDVVVVTFKDVDLNFARKVSSDTDNFTDAAVSGRINGEHKEKDLEPWDGGETHNSDSLESLDTDVSNGWDPNDMFKYNEEKYGVLSTYDSSLSTYTVPLERDNSEEFLKREARAAQLAEEIEASATYKARVALENDERSEEEKYTAVVRGERETHTLSRENKYIPPGQRNREAMSWGPGRQNSPRLAQSSAGPSTPRPGPHDYSPSSGADQRVVNGGSSHWPSPCPSPSSRPPSRYQSGPSSLPPRATTPTRPPSRPPSRPSRPPSHSSHPSYPSSSSSFSHHGPTSPASTLPKRMSSEGPPRMSPKSQRTPRAHRVPPCRTTGVPPGVDLISHNAPGEVPVTPPTRSSSSGGTWSSVVSGAHRPRSPRQNSMGGASPASSSLPSPQTGTAPVETVATPTSAPSPTAASPAPNMVTSPSGDAKECRVQETRQTSPTANKENIKPLDSSPSITRPVCKGPPSMAPDHRKQIDNLKKFSVDFRLQSSSNSEPAFDQMMTKPPRDTADKPKDLPLDKASTGGREGNEEGVVVIAAGTPGGAPAPSTAATNTSKPGSPAALSPSPSAPDQKRAGLDVTSQGVQTTATSTFSGPKHEEKEEKKEAVQDQVRKSTLNPNANEFKPRFNTQPKPANTPTPPRPQGQPSPSIVVQQPPAVYGQTVCFPQMYPLTPVSPGVQKSIIWKSPAMYQVQMPHMTVSQSKPYRPVPNMPQQRSDQHHPPGTPTMMHPATAAGPPIVAQSPAYSAQYFTCSPQQFTSQPLVQQMPHYQSQARLTSAQHVFSPVMQGSARMMAPHTHGQPSLVSSSTTQYPEQTHTMYVSPGPMPQQYPHPSATLHPHPQHPQPSATPTGQGQQGGPPQHGGPPSHPAASPVQHPQHQQAAAAAAAAQALHLANPPQQQMYSALAPTPPSMTPGPNPQSPQASFPSAQQTVYIHPQQVQHGYNPNHMAHVQQHMQSGIVPSHHPAPTHPPMMLMATQGPPGGPQPPMPQTALNHIPVSSTTHFSYLAHPQVQPHHQQQL, from the exons ATGTCAATGAAGGCCGGTGGAAATCGCAGCAAGCCCGGCGGTGGCAACACCGCTGGTGCCGCCGCCTCCGGTGCCGGAGGAAGCGGCGGGGGAAGACAGAATCTGGGCAG ggGAAGACACAGTGGTAAAGGTCCCGCAGCA GTCATATTCAATGGCGTATATGCAAATATGAGGATGGTCCATGTCTTGACTTCAGTGGTG GGGACCAAGTGTGAGCTGAAAGTGAAAAACGGAGCAGTCTATGAAGGAGTCTTTAAGACATACGGTCCAGAG TGTGACCTGGTGTTGGATGCAGCCCACAGAAAGAGCCCAGAGCCGAGCATAGGCCCCAGGAAAGAGGATATTGTGGAGAGCATTATTTTCAAGGCCTCCGATGTAGTAGTGGTGACCTTCAAAGACGTGGACCTGAATTTTGCCAGGAAAG TCTCTTCTGACACAG ACAACTTCACAGATGCAGCAGTGAGTGGTAGGATCAATGGCGAGCACAAAGAGAAAGATCTGGAGCCCTGGGATGGAGGAGAGACCCACAACTCTGACAGCCTCGAGTCTCTGGATACAGATGTG TCAAATGGGTGGGACCCCAATGACATGTTCAAGTACAATGAGGAGAAGTATGGAGTCTTGTCTACATATGACAGCAGCCTGTCCACATATAC GGTCCCCTTGGAGCGGGACAACTCAGAAGAGTTCCTCAAGAGGGAAGCACGTGCCGCCCAGCTGGCAGAGGAGATTGAGGCCAGCGCCACATACAAGGCCCGTGTGGCCCTGGAGAACGATGAACGCTCTGAGGAGGAGAAATATACTGCTGTGGTGCGAGGGGAAAGGGAGACTCACACACTAAGCAG GGAGAACAAGTACATTCCCCCAGGTCAGAGGAACAGAGAGGCGATGTCATGGGGGCCTGGACGTCAGAATTCACCCCGTCTGGCTCAGAGCTCAGCCGGACCCTCAACTCCTCGACCTGGACCTCACGACTACAGTCCCAGCTCCGGGGCCGACCAGAGGGTGGTCAACGGAG GTTCATCCCATTGGCCCTCACCCTGTCCGTCTCCTTCCTCCCGTCCCCCCTCTCGTTACCAGTCTGGCCCCTCCTCCCTGCCTCCTCGGGCGACCACGCCCACCAGGCCACCCTCCAGACCCCCCTCTCGACCTTCCAGGCCTCCCTCTCATTCATCCCACCCCTCCtatccctcctcctcatcttcctttTCCCACCACGGGCCCACGTCGCCAGCCTCCACTCTGCCCAAACGCATGTCTTCAGAAG GTCCACCGAGGATGTCTCCAAAATCCCAGCGGACGCCTCGTGCTCACAGAGTGCCACCCTGCCGGACCACTGGAGTCCCTCCAGGAGTGGACCTAATTTCCCACAATGCCCCTGGAGAGGTCCCAGTGACTCCACCAACCAGAAGCAGCTCCTCTGGAGGGACCTGGTCCTCTGTGGTCAGCGGAG CTCACAGACCTCGCTCCCCTCGGCAGAATAGCATGGGCGGAGCCTCCCCtgcttcttcctccctcccatCACCCCAGACAGGAACAGCTCCTGTGGAAACTGTTGCCACACCGACATCAGCTCCCTCTCCTACTGCTGCTAGCCCCGCCCCCAACATGGTCACCTCTCCATCAGGAGATG CAAAAGAGTGTCGCGTCCAGGAGACAAGACAAACATCCCCCACGGCCAACAAGGAGAACATCAAGCCCTTGGATAGCTCACCTAGTATCACCAGACCAGTCTGTAAAG GACCTCCTTCTATGGCACCAgaccacagaaaacaaatagaTAATTTAAAGAAATTTAGTGTAGATTTTAGG TTGCAGTCTAGTTCAAACTCAGAGCCTGCCTTCGACCAGATGATGACCAAGCCTCCCAGAGATACAGCAGACAAGCCTAAAGACCTTCCTCTTGACAAAGCCTCCACAGGAGGGCGGGAGGGCAATGAAGAAGGTGTTGTAGTGATTGCTGCTGGCACCCCCGGAGGCGCCCCTGCTCCATCCACCGCTGCCACAAACACCAGTAAGCCTGGCAGCCCCGCTGCACTGTCCCCATCCCCATCAGCCCCGGACCAGAAGAGGGCGGGGCtggatgtgacatcacagggAGTTCAGACAACAGCGACGTCCACTTTCAGTGGGCCCAAGcatgaagagaaggaggagaagaaggaggcgGTACAAGA TCAAGTGAGAAAATCAACCCTGAACCCAAACGCCAATGAGTTCAAGCCCAGGTTCAATACGCAG CCCAAACCAGCAAACACCCCCACACCCCCTCGACCCCAGGGCCAGCCCAGCCCCTCCATCGTGGTTCAGCAGCCCCCGGCTGTCTACGGACAGACAGTCTGCTTCCCCCAGATGTATCCTCTCACACCAGTCAGCCCTGGAGtgcag AAAAGCATAATATGGAAG tCTCCAGCTATGTACCAGGTTCAGATGCCTCATATGACAGTCAGCCAATCTAAACCATACAGACCAG TACCTAACATGCCCCAGCAGAGGTCAGACCAGCACCACCCACCAGGCACGCCCACCATGATGCACCCAGCGACGGCAGCAGGACCACCTATTGTAGCACAGAGCCCCGCTTACTCTGCCCAGTACTTCACCTGCAGCCCGCAGCAGTTCACCAGTCAGCCGCTGGTCCAGCAGATGCCACACTACCAATCACAGGCAAGACTCACCTCT GCGCAGCATGTGTTCAGTCCAGTTATGCAGGGCAGTGCCAGAATGAtggcaccacacacacacgggcagCCCAGCCTCGTCTCTTCCTCAACTACACAGTACCCAGAGCAGACACACACCATGTATG TGTCTCCAGGGCCAATGCCCCAGCAGTACCCCCATCCCAGCGCCACCTTGCACCCTCACCCGCAGCATCCCCAGCCCTCTGCTACGCCTACGGGCCAAGGCCAGCAAGGTGGTCCTCCGCAGCATGGAGGTCCCCCTAGCCACCCAGCTGCCAGCCCAGTCCAGCACCCGCAGCACCAGCAGGCGGCAGCAG CGGCGGCAGCAGCCCAGGCCCTCCACCTGGCCAACCCGCCACAGCAGCAGATGTATTCAGCTTTGGCGCCCACGCCCCCCTCCATGACCCCGGGGCCAAATCCTCAGTCTCCCCAGGCATCGTTCCCCTCTGCCCAGCAGACTGTCTATATCCACCCACAGCAGGTGCAGCACGGCTACAACCCCAACCACATGGCACATGTGCAGCAG CATATGCAGTCTGGTATAGTGCCCTCTCACCACCCggcacccacccaccccccgaTGATGCTGATGGCTACCCAAGGTCCTCCAGGGGGTCCGCAGCCTCCGATGCCCCAGACTGCCCTCAACCACATCCCTGTTTCCTCCACCACACATTTCTCCTACCTGGCACATCCACAAG TGCAACCtcatcaccagcagcagctgtag
- the atxn2 gene encoding ataxin-2 isoform X9: MRMVHVLTSVVGTKCELKVKNGAVYEGVFKTYGPECDLVLDAAHRKSPEPSIGPRKEDIVESIIFKASDVVVVTFKDVDLNFARKVSSDTDNFTDAAVSGRINGEHKEKDLEPWDGGETHNSDSLESLDTDVSNGWDPNDMFKYNEEKYGVLSTYDSSLSTYTVPLERDNSEEFLKREARAAQLAEEIEASATYKARVALENDERSEEEKYTAVVRGERETHTLSRENKYIPPGQRNREAMSWGPGRQNSPRLAQSSAGPSTPRPGPHDYSPSSGADQRVVNGGSSHWPSPCPSPSSRPPSRYQSGPSSLPPRATTPTRPPSRPPSRPSRPPSHSSHPSYPSSSSSFSHHGPTSPASTLPKRMSSEGPPRMSPKSQRTPRAHRVPPCRTTGVPPGVDLISHNAPGEVPVTPPTRSSSSGGTWSSVVSGAHRPRSPRQNSMGGASPASSSLPSPQTGTAPVETVATPTSAPSPTAASPAPNMVTSPSGDAKECRVQETRQTSPTANKENIKPLDSSPSITRPVCKGPPSMAPDHRKQIDNLKKFSVDFRLQSSSNSEPAFDQMMTKPPRDTADKPKDLPLDKASTGGREGNEEGVVVIAAGTPGGAPAPSTAATNTSKPGSPAALSPSPSAPDQKRAGLDVTSQGVQTTATSTFSGPKHEEKEEKKEAVQDQVRKSTLNPNANEFKPRFNTQPKPANTPTPPRPQGQPSPSIVVQQPPAVYGQTVCFPQMYPLTPVSPGVQKSIIWKSPAMYQVQMPHMTVSQSKPYRPGKVPNMPQQRSDQHHPPGTPTMMHPATAAGPPIVAQSPAYSAQYFTCSPQQFTSQPLVQQMPHYQSQARLTSAQHVFSPVMQGSARMMAPHTHGQPSLVSSSTTQYPEQTHTMYVSPGPMPQQYPHPSATLHPHPQHPQPSATPTGQGQQGGPPQHGGPPSHPAASPVQHPQHQQAAAAAAAAQALHLANPPQQQMYSALAPTPPSMTPGPNPQSPQASFPSAQQTVYIHPQQVQHGYNPNHMAHVQQHMQSGIVPSHHPAPTHPPMMLMATQGPPGGPQPPMPQTALNHIPVSSTTHFSYLAHPQVQPHHQQQL; this comes from the exons ATGAGGATGGTCCATGTCTTGACTTCAGTGGTG GGGACCAAGTGTGAGCTGAAAGTGAAAAACGGAGCAGTCTATGAAGGAGTCTTTAAGACATACGGTCCAGAG TGTGACCTGGTGTTGGATGCAGCCCACAGAAAGAGCCCAGAGCCGAGCATAGGCCCCAGGAAAGAGGATATTGTGGAGAGCATTATTTTCAAGGCCTCCGATGTAGTAGTGGTGACCTTCAAAGACGTGGACCTGAATTTTGCCAGGAAAG TCTCTTCTGACACAG ACAACTTCACAGATGCAGCAGTGAGTGGTAGGATCAATGGCGAGCACAAAGAGAAAGATCTGGAGCCCTGGGATGGAGGAGAGACCCACAACTCTGACAGCCTCGAGTCTCTGGATACAGATGTG TCAAATGGGTGGGACCCCAATGACATGTTCAAGTACAATGAGGAGAAGTATGGAGTCTTGTCTACATATGACAGCAGCCTGTCCACATATAC GGTCCCCTTGGAGCGGGACAACTCAGAAGAGTTCCTCAAGAGGGAAGCACGTGCCGCCCAGCTGGCAGAGGAGATTGAGGCCAGCGCCACATACAAGGCCCGTGTGGCCCTGGAGAACGATGAACGCTCTGAGGAGGAGAAATATACTGCTGTGGTGCGAGGGGAAAGGGAGACTCACACACTAAGCAG GGAGAACAAGTACATTCCCCCAGGTCAGAGGAACAGAGAGGCGATGTCATGGGGGCCTGGACGTCAGAATTCACCCCGTCTGGCTCAGAGCTCAGCCGGACCCTCAACTCCTCGACCTGGACCTCACGACTACAGTCCCAGCTCCGGGGCCGACCAGAGGGTGGTCAACGGAG GTTCATCCCATTGGCCCTCACCCTGTCCGTCTCCTTCCTCCCGTCCCCCCTCTCGTTACCAGTCTGGCCCCTCCTCCCTGCCTCCTCGGGCGACCACGCCCACCAGGCCACCCTCCAGACCCCCCTCTCGACCTTCCAGGCCTCCCTCTCATTCATCCCACCCCTCCtatccctcctcctcatcttcctttTCCCACCACGGGCCCACGTCGCCAGCCTCCACTCTGCCCAAACGCATGTCTTCAGAAG GTCCACCGAGGATGTCTCCAAAATCCCAGCGGACGCCTCGTGCTCACAGAGTGCCACCCTGCCGGACCACTGGAGTCCCTCCAGGAGTGGACCTAATTTCCCACAATGCCCCTGGAGAGGTCCCAGTGACTCCACCAACCAGAAGCAGCTCCTCTGGAGGGACCTGGTCCTCTGTGGTCAGCGGAG CTCACAGACCTCGCTCCCCTCGGCAGAATAGCATGGGCGGAGCCTCCCCtgcttcttcctccctcccatCACCCCAGACAGGAACAGCTCCTGTGGAAACTGTTGCCACACCGACATCAGCTCCCTCTCCTACTGCTGCTAGCCCCGCCCCCAACATGGTCACCTCTCCATCAGGAGATG CAAAAGAGTGTCGCGTCCAGGAGACAAGACAAACATCCCCCACGGCCAACAAGGAGAACATCAAGCCCTTGGATAGCTCACCTAGTATCACCAGACCAGTCTGTAAAG GACCTCCTTCTATGGCACCAgaccacagaaaacaaatagaTAATTTAAAGAAATTTAGTGTAGATTTTAGG TTGCAGTCTAGTTCAAACTCAGAGCCTGCCTTCGACCAGATGATGACCAAGCCTCCCAGAGATACAGCAGACAAGCCTAAAGACCTTCCTCTTGACAAAGCCTCCACAGGAGGGCGGGAGGGCAATGAAGAAGGTGTTGTAGTGATTGCTGCTGGCACCCCCGGAGGCGCCCCTGCTCCATCCACCGCTGCCACAAACACCAGTAAGCCTGGCAGCCCCGCTGCACTGTCCCCATCCCCATCAGCCCCGGACCAGAAGAGGGCGGGGCtggatgtgacatcacagggAGTTCAGACAACAGCGACGTCCACTTTCAGTGGGCCCAAGcatgaagagaaggaggagaagaaggaggcgGTACAAGA TCAAGTGAGAAAATCAACCCTGAACCCAAACGCCAATGAGTTCAAGCCCAGGTTCAATACGCAG CCCAAACCAGCAAACACCCCCACACCCCCTCGACCCCAGGGCCAGCCCAGCCCCTCCATCGTGGTTCAGCAGCCCCCGGCTGTCTACGGACAGACAGTCTGCTTCCCCCAGATGTATCCTCTCACACCAGTCAGCCCTGGAGtgcag AAAAGCATAATATGGAAG tCTCCAGCTATGTACCAGGTTCAGATGCCTCATATGACAGTCAGCCAATCTAAACCATACAGACCAGGTAAAG TACCTAACATGCCCCAGCAGAGGTCAGACCAGCACCACCCACCAGGCACGCCCACCATGATGCACCCAGCGACGGCAGCAGGACCACCTATTGTAGCACAGAGCCCCGCTTACTCTGCCCAGTACTTCACCTGCAGCCCGCAGCAGTTCACCAGTCAGCCGCTGGTCCAGCAGATGCCACACTACCAATCACAGGCAAGACTCACCTCT GCGCAGCATGTGTTCAGTCCAGTTATGCAGGGCAGTGCCAGAATGAtggcaccacacacacacgggcagCCCAGCCTCGTCTCTTCCTCAACTACACAGTACCCAGAGCAGACACACACCATGTATG TGTCTCCAGGGCCAATGCCCCAGCAGTACCCCCATCCCAGCGCCACCTTGCACCCTCACCCGCAGCATCCCCAGCCCTCTGCTACGCCTACGGGCCAAGGCCAGCAAGGTGGTCCTCCGCAGCATGGAGGTCCCCCTAGCCACCCAGCTGCCAGCCCAGTCCAGCACCCGCAGCACCAGCAGGCGGCAGCAG CGGCGGCAGCAGCCCAGGCCCTCCACCTGGCCAACCCGCCACAGCAGCAGATGTATTCAGCTTTGGCGCCCACGCCCCCCTCCATGACCCCGGGGCCAAATCCTCAGTCTCCCCAGGCATCGTTCCCCTCTGCCCAGCAGACTGTCTATATCCACCCACAGCAGGTGCAGCACGGCTACAACCCCAACCACATGGCACATGTGCAGCAG CATATGCAGTCTGGTATAGTGCCCTCTCACCACCCggcacccacccaccccccgaTGATGCTGATGGCTACCCAAGGTCCTCCAGGGGGTCCGCAGCCTCCGATGCCCCAGACTGCCCTCAACCACATCCCTGTTTCCTCCACCACACATTTCTCCTACCTGGCACATCCACAAG TGCAACCtcatcaccagcagcagctgtag